ATTAGATAGTCCTGATCTTTACTTTTAACTCCCCTTCAACtgatttgtggtctaaggaagggacaaagaatttaataattttttccttagtttttctttggatatacagtggtggaaataagtatttgatcccttgctgattttgtaagtttgcccactgacaaagacatgagcagcccataattgaagggtaggttattggtaacagtgagagatagcacatcacaaattaaatccggaaaatcacattgtggaaagtatatgaatttatttgcattctgcagagggaaataagtatttaatccctctggcaaacaagacctaatacttggtggcaaaacccttgttggcaagcacagcggtcagacgtcttctgtagttgatgatgaggtttgcacacatgtcaggaggaattttggtccactcctctttgcagatcatctctaaatcattaagagttctgggctgtcgcttggcaactcgcagcttcagctccctccataagttttcaatgggattaaggtctggtgactggctaggccactccatgaccctaatgtgcttcttcctgagccactcctttgttgccttggctgtatgttttgggtcattgtcgtgctggaagacccagccacgacccatttttaaggccctggcggagggaaggaggttgtcactcagaattgtacggtacatggccccatccattctcccattgatgcggtgaagtagtcctgtgcccttagcagagaaacacccccaaaacataacatttccacctccatgcttgacagtggggacggtgttctttgggtcataggcagcatttctcttcctccaaacacggcgagttgagttcatgccaaagagctcaatttttgtctcatctgaccacagcaccttctcccaatcactctcggcatcatccaggtgttcactggcaaacttcagacgggccgtcacatgtgccttccggagcagggggaccttgcgggcactgcaggattgcaatccgttatgtcgtaatgtgttaccaatggttttcgtggtgacagtggtcccagctgccttgagatcattgacaagttccccccttgtagttgtaggctgatttctaaccttcctcatgatcaaggataccccacgaggtgagattttgcgtggagccccagatctttgtcgattgacagtcattttgtacttcttccattttcttactatggcaccaacagttgtctccttctcgcccagcgtcttactgatggttttgtagcccattccagccttgtgcaggtgtatgatcttgtccctgacatccttagacagctccttgctcttggccattttgtagaggttagagtctgactgattcactgagtctgtggacaggtgtctttcatacaggtgaccattgccgacagctgtctgtcatgcaggtaacgagttgatttggagcatctacctggtctgtaggggccagatctcttactggttggtgggggatcaaatacttatttccctctgcagaatgcaaataaattcatatactttccacaatgtgattttccggatttaatttgtgatgtgctctctctcactgttaccaataacctacccttcaattatgggctgctcatgtctttgtcagtgggcaaacttacaaaatcagcaagggatcaaatacttatttccaccactgtatactaaGATGTTGGTATATTATGTTGTATTTCTTTGTCGCCTGAATTATATGTAACAAGAGTTATGCTTGTGTAaactaaataaatgaataaattaaaaaaaaaacttttcttcagCAATAATGCTCAATgttcacttatttttttttccaatctaGAAAAACAGgatcacagaaacagtgatgtagAAACATATCAATGGGAGCTCGGGGAAAAGGCATCATCAGAAAGAGACAATGAGGAAACTTCTTCCTATGTTgacctggaaaaaaaggggggaaaacaaTGCCTCtcagaaataaacaaaaatattcaACTGGAGCTTCGGCTCTGAGTGACCACAGTACCAGCACTATCATACAAACAGGAAAAGAGCAACAGGAAATGTGCATAAAATCTACAAAATTGCATCTTGGAGAGAGACCAGATTCAGGTGTTGAATGTATGAAACATTTTAGTCATAAGAAAACATTTCCAGAGCACACAAAAACTGTTGTGGAATCAGCCACTACTACTAAATTTGAAGATATCTTTTTTATGAAGGAAAACCTCCCAAAACACCAGAAAGTTCAGAAGGAAGAAAGGCAGTATACTTGTTTGGATTGTGGCAAAAGCTTTATTCGGAAAGATAACCTCACAACACACCAACGAATCCATACAGGGTTGAAACCATATTTGTGTTTTCAGTGCGGTAAAAGTTTCAATCATAAGACACACCTGACAAGGCATGAGAAAATCCattcaggagtgaaaccatttacttgcacagagtgtggtaaaagcttctttCAGAAAGGAAACCTGAAAATACACCAGGAAATCCACAAAGGGGTGAAACAATATGCATGtattgagtgtggtaaaagcttcttaAACAAGAAAAGCCTTGGAGTTCACCAGAGAAAACACAATAAGATGAAAGCAGTTGCAAGTATGGAAAGTGGTAAAACCTTCCATGACAAAAAAACTTACACAAAACAGAGAATCCACATGGGAGTGAAACCATATACATGtacagagtgtggtaaaagcttcagtgtGAAGGGACAGTTAGCAGTGCACCAGAGAAGCCACTCGGGAGTGAAACCATTTCACTGTACAGAGTGTGGTAAACGCTTCAATCAGAAGGGAGGTCTTATAATccatcagaaaaaacacacaggagtaaaaccattcatatgtacagattgtggcaaaagcttcagtcagaagcatAGCCTCATAATCCACCTGAGAATCCATACAGGTGTAAAGCCATTTCCATGTTTagtgtgtggtaaaagcttcagtcagaaaggaAACCTCAGAATACACCATGAAATCCACAATGGAGTAAAACGATTTTTATGTACacggtgtggtaaaagcttcacaaATAAATCAAGCCTCGTAATACATGAGCAaagccacacaggagtgaaatctTTTACATGTATagtgtgtggtaaaagcttcacaaAAAAAGCAAGCCTCACAATGCACGTTCAAAACCACACGGGCATGAAACCATAttcatgttctgaatgtggtaaaagtttcactATAAAGGGCAACCTCAccatgcaccagagaatccacacaggagtgaaaccatatagctgttctgagtgtggtaaaagcttcagtcagatgGCACATCTCACtatgcaccagagaatccacacagaagTTAAGCCATTTacgtgtactgagtgtggtagaaGCTTCAGCCAAAAGACGCATCTCGCAAGCCACCAAATAGTCCACACAGGAATCAAACCTTTTACGTGTACTGAGTgcggtaaaagcttcagtcagaaatcaAACATCACCGttcaccagagaattcacacaggaatcaaaccatttgcatgtgctgaatgtggaaaaagcttcagtcagaaaataaGCCTCACAAACCATTGCAGAATGCACACTGGAATGGACTTAACACCCCTTAAAATTCAGCAGTAAACCTGGTCAATTGCTGTACATCTCTGAAGAGGAGAGAATAAATTGTTCATGCCACGTCTTGCCAGATACCTTCACATGATGATTCCATTGTATGAAATCTGTATCAAATCTCAGTAATGCAACCACTATAAGTATACCAGGAAGAGAAAGTACAATGCATACTGACAACCTGTCACCCAAAATTCTTGCTTAAGCATTAAGGCTAGAAATGATAGAGAAGGAAATGCACAGATACAAGAACATTTCTGCTATAGATAAAGGCTTTGGTGAGCTTCTTCTTGGGAGCCCTGCAGCAGGAGATAACTTTTTCATTAATGTCTGTGGTTTAAGAGGTTTAGCTACAATTAAGTGGACTCCAGGTAAAGAGGAGATAATGTACTGCTACCTTTATGCTACACACCCTATATTTAAATTGAGAAGTATAGAAAGAGAGTCTGCCAAAAACTGGAGGAAAAAGGGATATTTCCACAGGAAAATTTGCAAAAGGCAACGGCTGCAAATTTAAGATCCCTCATTTTAAAGATCAGATGAAGAAGCATTTGAGGGATAATGTCTAACAATCTTGAGGGCTTCTGTAGAAAAAGAGGTAGAGGGAGACAGAGGAAATGTAGGTAGGAGCGCCAGCAGAAAGGTGTCTCAGAATAAAAAGCCagtgcagagagagaaagaggggtctGAAACGGAGAACCAGAAAAAAGGCTATTGCATGGGGAGAAGGAGGAGATGCAGAAAGGAGCACAGACAGGTTGGCTGttacagagagagaaaagaagggattcagaaattggggaggggggagaaaaggagcatTAGAAGAAAGGGTGGTTTGCAGGAAAGCTAGGACAAGGAAAGGAGTGCCAGAGAAAAGGATGGAGAAGAGGTAGAAGATTCGGCGAGGAGATAGCAATGAGAGAACAGGGTATGACACAGCAGGACAAGATTAaagtagggggcacgcaatgaagctagaaagtagtaaatttaaaatgaaacagagaaaatatttcttcactcagtgtgtaattaaactctggaattcgttgccagagaatgtagtaaaagcggttagcttagtggggtttaaaaaaaaggtttggatggcttcctaaaggaaaggtccatagaccattattaaatggacagggaaaatccactgcttatttctagaataagcagcataaaatgtattgtactgtttggggatcttgccaggtacttgtgacctggattggccactgttggaacaaggatgctggacttgatggaccttcggtctgtcccagtatggcaatacttatggcaGGCTATGAAGCCAAGTgaagaggaaggaaaaaggcAAGAGAGCCTCAGAGATGTAGGATTTGGAAACAGAGCCTTTGTGGAGGTGGATGTGCACGCTGGTTCCAGGAGAGGGAAAGACTTCCTAAGATGAACTGGACACATAGAGCTAAGGGCAAGATCAATAAGATGAATAGGGCCATAACCAGCATAGAGAGACTATTTATTGATATCACGGTAATAAATTTGATTCAATATTGTGCAGCAAAAACATTACTGAGAGAGCCCGGAATTGAGTATAAAAGGTCAGAAAAAAGGTTAAAGATTGCATTACCTTGGGGGAAAAAGAAGAGTGATGGAAattatagaggggatggaacaactctcatatgaggaaaggttaaagaggtcagggctcttccACTTagaaaagaggcagctgaggggagatatgattgaggtcttcaaaatcctgaatggtgtagaacgggtagaagtgaatcgatttattatttttttatttttattctttccaaaagtacaaagactaggagatgcgcaatgaagctacaaggaaatacttttaaaacaaataggaggaaatattttttcactcaaagaatagttaagctctggaactcactgccagaggatgtggtaacagcgattagcatatctgggtgtaaacaaaggtttggacaagttgctagaggaaaagtccattgtctgctattgagacagacatggggaagccactgcttgccctgggattggcagcatgggatgttgctactaattgggtttctgccaggtacttgtgacctgaattggcctctgttgaaaacaggattctgggcctcatggatctttggtctgacctagtatggcttttcttatgtttatGTTCTCTAGCTCTACTGCCGTACTAGCAGCAATCTACACAGGCAGTCTTCCACCAGCATCGGAGCATTTTCTctgatgcagaaacaggaagttgtgtcaaagCAAAGGCTCCAATGCTAACAGAAGACTGCCTGTACGGACCGCTGCTAGTACAGCAATGCAGCTAGAGAATGTaagaagcagggccgccgagagactgaaccgggcctgttgcttctgtgccccccccccccccggatcgctgtggccctcccccccccccccccccacaatccaattaccttcgctggcggggatcccgaggccctgccagcGGAAAACGTGTTCCTCCAacgctgctcttctgccgattgcctgcccctgtggctgcttttcctctcaggcgcatgTGCGCCtgaaaggaaaagcagccactcagctgGGCAGAGGAGCAGCGCTGGaggtgctcctccgggtcctccccatcctctaaggggggcctggctgcggcgccggagttttctctctcctgctcctgtcgggacgtgatcactcaggtcccgtcaggagcagaagagagagagagaccccggcgtcaggcccggggaattttgccctccctgtccccccctctcagtggctatGGTAAGGAGGACTGCtggggaggacagggaaagatACAGGACTCACACAGAGGGGAGTTGGAATTAAAAAGAGACTGAAACCCAGGGCATAATGCAGGACTCCTGCAGAGATGGGGGAAGGCCCTGATGCTGGTAAAAACCTACCAAATTTCTTGTGTTATACGCTTGAGCATGTTACATGTGGTTATTTTTACATGTTCaatttatgtgtgtgtgcattaTACACATGAAAATATGGTAAATCtggaaacagaaacagagaaaaataaaggcagataaggctatccagtctgcccatccacgtcatctactctccctttcacgtCTAAGAGATCAtatgtacttgtcctaagctttgttaaattcaaatacagttcttgtcttcaccacctccaccagaaggtcgttccatgaatttaccaccctttccatgaagaagtatttcctcgggttacgtctgagtctatcccctttcaccttcatcctgtgtcTCCTcgttccacagcttcctttcatctcctgtgcatttatgccacataggtatttaaatgtctcttcatatctcccctctctcgtcTTTCTTCCAAAAAATACATATTCAGATGTCTGACCCCATATGCCGTATGTCGAAGACCCacggaccattttagtagccccgCTCTG
This region of Microcaecilia unicolor unplaced genomic scaffold, aMicUni1.1, whole genome shotgun sequence genomic DNA includes:
- the LOC115458949 gene encoding oocyte zinc finger protein XlCOF6-like, whose product is CTECGKGFTRKGYLKIHQTIHTGMKPYSCAECDKSFCQKRQLIAHQASHTGVKLVTCSECGKGFTRKGYLKIHQTIHTGMKPYSCAECGKSFLQKRQLIVHQASHTGVKPFICSECGKSFTEERYLKIHQTIHTSIGFRREAEILQRASQGAGNCAVEKGKRMAAELSAQQVPVTFEDITVYFSREQWEYLDEGQKELYREVMKENYETLISLGTGPEGFNPEVLARIKLEEESHVWDPKEPGQKEVTRSYTGKEQQEMCIKSTKLHLGERPDSGVECMKHFSHKKTFPEHTKTVVESATTTKFEDIFFMKENLPKHQKVQKEERQYTCLDCGKSFIRKDNLTTHQRIHTGLKPYLCFQCGKSFNHKTHLTRHEKIHSGVKPFTCTECGKSFFQKGNLKIHQEIHKGVKQYACIECGKSFLNKKSLGVHQRKHNKMKAVASMESGKTFHDKKTYTKQRIHMGVKPYTCTECGKSFSVKGQLAVHQRSHSGVKPFHCTECGKRFNQKGGLIIHQKKHTGVKPFICTDCGKSFSQKHSLIIHLRIHTGVKPFPCLVCGKSFSQKGNLRIHHEIHNGVKRFLCTRCGKSFTNKSSLVIHEQSHTGVKSFTCIVCGKSFTKKASLTMHVQNHTGMKPYSCSECGKSFTIKGNLTMHQRIHTGVKPYSCSECGKSFSQMAHLTMHQRIHTEVKPFTCTECGRSFSQKTHLASHQIVHTGIKPFTCTECGKSFSQKSNITVHQRIHTGIKPFACAECGKSFSQKISLTNHCRMHTGMDLTPLKIQQ